One region of Natronobacterium texcoconense genomic DNA includes:
- a CDS encoding alpha/beta hydrolase family protein, whose amino-acid sequence MAETHSVPVIDDESVVATRHYAPSSSHDPWFVCCHGFLSDRSGSYERRCRRATAEGYDAVRFDFRGCGDADGSFADATLGSRLADLEAVLDYFDPPSVVLFGSSFGGKVAFHAAVDDDRVEAIIARAPVTYNRAFDDYRAVVDREGECRFDDGRYVDDRFFEDFDAYSFDDVVDALTVPTTIVHGREDASVPVDDSFEAARRLETDVVLRAIPDEGHRFSSTAEEKLLDSTFDRLERLEDG is encoded by the coding sequence ATGGCCGAAACCCACTCCGTTCCGGTGATCGACGACGAATCGGTCGTCGCCACTCGACACTACGCCCCCTCGAGTAGCCACGATCCCTGGTTCGTCTGCTGTCACGGCTTTCTCAGCGACAGGTCGGGAAGCTACGAACGCCGGTGTCGGCGGGCCACGGCCGAGGGATACGACGCCGTCCGGTTCGACTTCCGCGGCTGTGGCGACGCCGACGGCTCGTTCGCCGACGCGACACTCGGCAGTCGTCTCGCCGACCTCGAGGCCGTCCTCGACTACTTCGATCCACCGTCGGTCGTCCTCTTCGGCTCGAGTTTCGGTGGCAAGGTCGCGTTCCACGCTGCCGTCGACGACGACCGAGTCGAGGCGATCATCGCGAGAGCACCGGTGACGTACAATCGAGCGTTCGACGACTACCGCGCGGTCGTCGACCGTGAGGGCGAGTGCCGGTTCGACGACGGGAGATACGTCGACGACCGCTTCTTCGAAGATTTCGACGCCTACAGCTTCGACGACGTGGTCGACGCCCTGACGGTCCCGACCACGATCGTTCACGGACGCGAGGACGCGTCGGTTCCCGTCGACGACAGTTTCGAGGCCGCTCGACGTCTCGAGACCGACGTCGTCCTCCGGGCGATACCCGACGAGGGCCATCGGTTCTCGTCGACTGCCGAGGAGAAACTGCTCGACTCGACGTTCGACCGGCTCGAGCGACTCGAGGATGGGTAA
- a CDS encoding ArsR/SmtB family transcription factor — protein MSEETDLSTVLAVLDDEYAREILTHTSVEPMSASTLSERCDASLPTIYRRLDRLEECRLVTEETELAPDGNHYSVYSANLERLELTLEDGTFDLELSYREEDVADRFTRMWEGIR, from the coding sequence GTGAGTGAGGAGACGGATCTGTCGACGGTACTTGCCGTCCTCGACGACGAGTACGCCCGGGAGATCCTCACCCATACGAGCGTCGAACCCATGTCTGCCAGTACCCTGAGCGAACGGTGTGACGCGTCCCTGCCGACGATCTATCGCCGTCTCGATCGTCTCGAGGAGTGTCGCCTCGTCACCGAAGAAACGGAACTCGCCCCCGACGGAAACCACTACAGCGTCTACAGCGCGAACCTCGAGCGACTCGAGTTGACGCTCGAGGATGGCACGTTCGACCTCGAACTCTCGTACCGGGAGGAAGACGTCGCGGACAGGTTCACTCGTATGTGGGAGGGGATACGATGA
- a CDS encoding DUF7521 family protein, giving the protein MSDVVRIGDASPFELLTIVSLFLVALIGTVIAYQAYRGYRRNDAPSMFYLAVGLLFLTLCPFLVNVTINTLLDTEQIVIVFVENVSRLFGLVAITYSLYGQH; this is encoded by the coding sequence ATGAGCGACGTCGTCAGGATCGGCGATGCGTCGCCGTTCGAACTTCTGACGATCGTGAGTCTCTTCCTCGTCGCACTGATCGGGACGGTCATCGCATACCAGGCCTATCGCGGCTACCGGCGCAACGACGCACCGTCGATGTTCTATCTCGCCGTTGGACTGCTCTTTCTCACGCTCTGTCCGTTTCTCGTGAACGTAACGATCAATACGCTCCTCGACACGGAACAGATCGTGATCGTTTTCGTCGAGAACGTCAGCCGTCTCTTCGGACTCGTCGCGATTACGTACTCGCTGTACGGACAGCACTGA